The DNA region CTGCGGCTTCGAGGCGGCCCTCGTGCTGTCGTCCGGCTACGCGGCGAACCTCGCCGCGGTCACCGCGCTCGCCCCGCACGGCTCGCTGATCGTGTCCGACGCGGGCAACCACGCCTCCCTGATCGACGGCTGCCGCCTCGCCCGGGGCACGACGCAGGTGGTGCCGCACGCCGACCCGGACGCGGTGCGCAAGGCGCTCGGCACGCACGAGGGGCCCGCGGTCGTGGTGACCGACTCGGTGTTCTCCGTCGACGGGGACGCGACACCGCTGCCCGAGCTGGCCGCCGTCTGCCGCGAGGCCGGGGCCGGCCTGCTCGTCGACGACGCGCACGGGCTGGGGGTGCTCGGGGACGGCGGCCGCGGCGCGCCGCACGCCGCCGGGCTCGCGGGGGCCGCCGACACCGTGGTCACGGTCACCCTGTCGAAGTCGCTCGGCAGCCAGGGCGGGGCCGTGCTCGGCCCGGCCAAGGTGATCGCGCACCTGGTCAACGCGGCCCGGACGCTCATCTTCGACACCGGGCTCGCACCGGCCGCCGCCGGTTCGGCGCTCGCCGCCCTGCGCCTGCTGCGCCGCGAGCCGGAACGGGCCGCCCGGGCGCGCGCGGTGGCCACGACGCTGCACGAACTCCTGACACGGGAAGGGCTTTCGGCGGTACGTCCCGACGCCGCCGTCGTCTCCGTGCGCGCGCCGTCGCCGGAGGCGGCGGTGCGCTGGGCGGCAGACTGCCGCCGCGAGGGCCTGGCCGTCGGCTGTTTCCGCCCGCCGTCGGTTCCCGACGGCGTCTCACGGTTGCGGCTGACCGCACGGGCCGACCTGAACGACGCGCAGGTCGCCGAAGCCGTCGCCACGATCAGCCGCACCGCACCCTGACTCCTGAGATCTGGCACCTGAGACCTGGGTCCAGGGTCCGGCGCTCTCACCCGGGCTTCACCGAAGGGCGTCGATGAAGTCCTCCCAGGCGGCAGGGGAGAAGAGCACGGCTGGGCCCGCCGTGTCCTTCGAGTCGCGCACGGCGAACAGACCGGCGAGCGGTCCGGAGCCGAGCGGCGCTGTCTCCACGCAGTTGTTCATTCCATTGCTGCGGCTGCTGCGCCGCCACCGCGCGTCCCTGAGAGACGTGCTGGAGGGAACGGACCGAGGCAGTGCAGTCATGGTGCCTCCTTACGCGCCGTCACCTAACCCGGCGATGAAATCCATTGAATCCTGAACGGAAAGCGCCTGTCCCTGAAGCGAGTTGAAGGCGTCGGTGTACGCCCGAAGGTCTTCTTTCCGTTCGAGGTAGAGGCTACTCGTCAAGTGGTCGAGAACAACCACATCCAGATCAGAAATGTTCGGAAAGGAGAGAATAACGAAAGGCCCGATGAGCCCGACGTGCTCGCCGGAGACGAACGGCAACACCTGGATGCGTACTTGCGGAAGCCGTGCCGCCTCCAGGAGCCGTCGCAACTGCCCGGCGAGGACCTCAGGGCCGCCGATCTGGCGTCTGAGCACCGCCTCGTCGAGGATCACACTCAGCCGCAGCGGCGGCTCACTGCGCAGCACGTCCTGGCGCGCGAGGCGCACCTGCACCAGGGCCCTCACCTGTTCCTCGGGCAGCCCGCCGAGTGCGGCACGTGTCACCGCGAGGGCGTAGTCCGGCGTCTGCAGCAGGCCGGGGACCACCGTGGTCTCCAGGGTGCGCACGCGGCAGGCCTGTGACTCCAGACTGATGAAGTCGCGGTACGTCGGAGGCAGCAGACCGCGGTAGGCGTGCCACCAGTTCTGCCGCCC from Streptomyces flavofungini includes:
- a CDS encoding 8-amino-7-oxononanoate synthase; this translates as MAGSPFDWIDEQARLRAQAGLVRTLRPRPAESHLLDLAGNDYLGLTRHPEVTAAAASAARRWGAGATGSRLVTGTTELHAELERELAEFCGFEAALVLSSGYAANLAAVTALAPHGSLIVSDAGNHASLIDGCRLARGTTQVVPHADPDAVRKALGTHEGPAVVVTDSVFSVDGDATPLPELAAVCREAGAGLLVDDAHGLGVLGDGGRGAPHAAGLAGAADTVVTVTLSKSLGSQGGAVLGPAKVIAHLVNAARTLIFDTGLAPAAAGSALAALRLLRREPERAARARAVATTLHELLTREGLSAVRPDAAVVSVRAPSPEAAVRWAADCRREGLAVGCFRPPSVPDGVSRLRLTARADLNDAQVAEAVATISRTAP
- a CDS encoding DUF397 domain-containing protein, translated to MTALPRSVPSSTSLRDARWRRSSRSNGMNNCVETAPLGSGPLAGLFAVRDSKDTAGPAVLFSPAAWEDFIDALR
- a CDS encoding helix-turn-helix domain-containing protein yields the protein MQYGPAVRRRKLGAELRALRGQAGLTSGEAAARVGWHQSKVSRIETGRSGVRASDVRLLLEAYEVDDPQLRELLVVLAGGEDENGRQNWWHAYRGLLPPTYRDFISLESQACRVRTLETTVVPGLLQTPDYALAVTRAALGGLPEEQVRALVQVRLARQDVLRSEPPLRLSVILDEAVLRRQIGGPEVLAGQLRRLLEAARLPQVRIQVLPFVSGEHVGLIGPFVILSFPNISDLDVVVLDHLTSSLYLERKEDLRAYTDAFNSLQGQALSVQDSMDFIAGLGDGA